A genomic segment from Spongiibacter sp. IMCC21906 encodes:
- a CDS encoding pyruvate, water dikinase regulatory protein has translation MIRPAFFISDSTGITAETLGKSILAQFETLSFEHIIVPYVDSTDKAHAAVQRINRAAEERGVTPIIFDTLVNENIREVIATSKGIIVDVLGPFVRQLETALGEKPSSTVGRLKNADRDANYKNRIDAVNFALDNDDGARINRYDQAQVILIGVSRSGKTPTCLYLALQSGIFVANYPLTEEDLDDNRLPKALAAHRDRLFGLTIDPRRLTAIRSERRPDSPYSSQTRCEDEVRQAEAMFRRFGIPFLDTTHASVEEIATRILFDTGLRGKGR, from the coding sequence ATGATCCGCCCAGCATTTTTTATTTCAGACAGTACCGGTATCACCGCAGAGACTTTGGGCAAAAGTATTTTGGCGCAATTTGAGACGCTGAGCTTTGAACATATTATCGTGCCCTACGTCGATAGCACTGACAAAGCCCACGCAGCGGTGCAGCGAATCAATCGCGCTGCGGAAGAGCGTGGCGTCACGCCGATCATTTTCGACACCCTCGTAAATGAAAATATCCGTGAAGTCATCGCCACCAGCAAAGGCATTATTGTTGATGTGTTGGGGCCGTTTGTGCGGCAGCTAGAAACCGCCTTGGGCGAAAAACCCTCAAGCACCGTGGGCCGCCTGAAAAATGCCGACCGGGATGCCAATTATAAAAATCGAATCGATGCCGTTAATTTTGCGCTCGATAATGATGATGGTGCCCGTATCAACCGCTACGACCAGGCGCAAGTCATCCTGATTGGCGTTTCTCGCAGTGGCAAAACCCCAACCTGTCTTTACTTAGCGCTTCAGTCGGGAATATTTGTCGCCAACTATCCGCTAACGGAAGAAGACTTAGACGATAACCGCTTGCCTAAAGCCCTGGCGGCCCATCGGGATCGATTGTTTGGCTTGACCATCGACCCCCGCCGGCTGACCGCAATCCGTTCAGAACGGCGCCCAGATAGCCCCTATTCGTCACAAACCCGTTGCGAAGATGAAGTGCGTCAGGCCGAGGCTATGTTCCGTCGGTTTGGTATCCCCTTTTTAGATACAACCCATGCTTCCGTCGAAGAAATCGCCACCCGCATCTTGTTCGACACCGGCCTGCGTGGCAAAGGCCGTTAA
- the ppsA gene encoding phosphoenolpyruvate synthase, with the protein MSEYVIWFQDLGMKDVDRVGGKNASLGEMISQLAKAGVSVPGGFATTSDAFRDFLEQSGLKERIANRLEDLDIDDVKTLAETGKEIRQWIIDTPFPEALNDAIKTAFEEMAGDTVAVRSSATAEDLPDASFAGQQETFLNIRGLDNVMVAIKEVFASLYNDRAIAYRVHKGFEHADVALSAGIQRMVRSEIGAAGVMFSMDTESGFDGVVFITSSYGLGETVVQGAVNPDEFYVHKATLEKNRPAVLRRNLGSKMIKMIYGSEASAGKSVETVDVPEADRDRFSINDAEVMSLAKQAVIIEKHYGRPMDIEWAKDGDDGELYIVQARPETVKSNESATLMERYLLKEKGNVLSEGRSIGQRIGAGPVRVIDSIADMDQVQKGDVLVTDMTDPDWEPVMKRASAIVTNRGGRTCHAAIIARELGIPAVVGCGDATETLKTGQEVTVSCAEGDTGMVYEGILDFDISRNKLETMPELPFKVMMNVGNPDRAFDFQSYPNAGVGLARLEFIINRMIGVHPKALMEYNDLPRDVQQAVKRRIAGYGDPVEFYVEKLVEGISSIASAFYPKPVIVRMSDFKSNEYAHLIGGSLYEPSEENPMLGFRGASRYISDSFRECFELECRALKKVREEMDLSNVEIMVPFVRTVGEARQVIELLEANGLKRGENGLRVIMMCELPANALLADQFLEYFDGFSIGSNDLTQLTLGLDRDSGLIAHLFDERNDAIKVLLKSAIQACKAQGKYVGICGQGPSDHPDFAQWLMEQGIDSVSLNPDSVLDTWLFLSEKLKQA; encoded by the coding sequence GTGTCTGAGTATGTGATCTGGTTTCAAGACCTAGGTATGAAAGATGTCGACCGGGTAGGTGGCAAAAATGCATCCCTGGGTGAAATGATCAGTCAGTTAGCAAAAGCCGGTGTTTCGGTGCCCGGTGGCTTTGCGACCACCTCAGATGCCTTCCGCGATTTTTTGGAGCAAAGCGGATTAAAAGAGCGAATTGCCAACCGGCTGGAAGATTTAGATATCGACGATGTGAAAACCCTTGCCGAAACGGGCAAAGAAATCCGCCAGTGGATTATCGACACCCCTTTTCCTGAAGCTCTTAACGACGCTATTAAAACCGCTTTTGAAGAAATGGCTGGCGACACCGTAGCGGTGCGTTCTTCGGCCACCGCCGAAGACCTGCCCGATGCCTCTTTTGCCGGGCAGCAGGAAACCTTCTTGAATATTCGTGGCCTCGATAATGTCATGGTGGCGATCAAAGAAGTGTTTGCCTCTTTGTATAATGATCGCGCTATTGCCTACCGGGTTCACAAAGGCTTTGAGCACGCCGATGTCGCCCTGTCTGCCGGTATTCAGCGGATGGTGCGCTCTGAAATTGGCGCGGCAGGTGTGATGTTCTCGATGGATACCGAGTCGGGCTTTGACGGTGTGGTATTTATTACCTCCTCTTACGGTTTGGGTGAAACCGTGGTCCAGGGCGCGGTAAATCCCGACGAATTCTACGTCCACAAAGCGACATTAGAAAAAAATCGCCCGGCGGTATTACGCCGCAATCTGGGCAGCAAAATGATCAAAATGATTTACGGCAGTGAGGCCAGCGCGGGCAAATCAGTGGAAACGGTTGACGTGCCTGAAGCTGATCGGGATCGCTTTAGCATTAACGACGCCGAGGTGATGTCGTTGGCAAAACAGGCCGTCATTATCGAAAAACATTACGGTCGCCCGATGGATATTGAGTGGGCTAAAGACGGTGACGACGGTGAGCTTTACATTGTTCAGGCTAGGCCCGAAACCGTGAAAAGCAATGAGTCTGCCACGCTGATGGAGCGTTACCTGCTTAAAGAAAAGGGCAATGTGCTCAGCGAAGGTCGCTCCATTGGTCAACGTATTGGCGCGGGCCCAGTTCGAGTTATCGACAGTATTGCCGACATGGACCAGGTGCAGAAGGGTGATGTGCTAGTCACCGATATGACCGACCCGGATTGGGAGCCGGTGATGAAGCGGGCTTCTGCCATCGTGACCAACCGGGGCGGGCGTACTTGCCACGCCGCGATTATTGCCCGGGAGCTGGGCATTCCTGCGGTAGTAGGGTGTGGCGATGCCACAGAAACCCTAAAAACCGGCCAAGAAGTGACAGTATCCTGTGCCGAAGGGGATACCGGCATGGTCTATGAGGGCATACTGGATTTCGATATTAGCAGAAACAAACTCGAAACCATGCCGGAGTTGCCCTTTAAGGTGATGATGAATGTCGGCAATCCAGACCGCGCTTTTGACTTTCAATCCTACCCCAACGCCGGTGTGGGTCTGGCGCGCTTGGAATTCATTATTAACAGAATGATTGGCGTGCATCCCAAAGCGCTGATGGAGTACAACGATCTGCCCCGCGACGTGCAGCAGGCAGTAAAGCGCCGCATTGCTGGCTATGGCGACCCGGTGGAGTTCTATGTTGAAAAGTTGGTGGAAGGCATCTCTAGCATCGCCAGTGCCTTTTATCCCAAGCCGGTCATCGTGCGGATGTCAGATTTTAAATCCAACGAGTATGCCCATCTGATCGGCGGCAGCTTGTACGAGCCCTCTGAAGAAAACCCCATGCTGGGTTTTCGGGGTGCCTCTCGCTACATTTCTGACTCCTTCCGGGAGTGCTTTGAACTTGAATGCCGGGCACTGAAAAAAGTTCGGGAAGAAATGGACCTCAGCAACGTCGAAATCATGGTGCCCTTTGTGCGCACGGTGGGCGAAGCCCGGCAGGTGATTGAACTCTTGGAAGCGAATGGTCTCAAGCGCGGCGAGAATGGTCTGAGAGTCATCATGATGTGTGAGCTGCCCGCCAATGCCTTGTTGGCAGATCAGTTTCTGGAATACTTCGATGGTTTTTCTATCGGTTCCAATGACCTGACGCAGCTGACGCTGGGGCTGGATCGGGACTCTGGCTTGATTGCGCATTTATTTGATGAGCGCAACGATGCGATAAAAGTGCTGTTAAAAAGCGCGATTCAAGCCTGTAAAGCCCAGGGGAAATACGTCGGCATTTGTGGTCAAGGGCCGTCTGATCACCCTGATTTTGCCCAGTGGTTGATGGAGCAGGGGATTGATAGTGTTTCTCTGAACCCAGACTCGGTGCTGGATACGTGGCTGTTTTTGTCTGAAAAATTAAAACAAGCTTAA
- a CDS encoding 2OG-Fe(II) oxygenase, whose product MTQTAQLIDIPALKNAEVKQQPFPYFTSEASLLPAGVKKVIEAFPDITQGGSFNIDDVQIQADFQDFLQDLDSPEFRQLLSEKLDIDLKDRPIMMTLRGYSRAKDGRMHTDSKTKLVTVLIYLNESWSADTGRLRILNGGSDMNDFVEEIAPGPGSLVAFKVTDNCWHGYPSYEGTRRSIQINFLSSDSAGSKHRFFHKLSAKLKALTK is encoded by the coding sequence GTGACTCAAACAGCTCAACTAATTGATATCCCGGCGTTGAAAAATGCCGAAGTGAAACAACAGCCCTTTCCCTATTTTACGTCTGAGGCATCCCTGTTGCCCGCTGGCGTTAAAAAGGTCATTGAAGCGTTTCCAGACATCACTCAGGGGGGCAGCTTTAATATTGACGACGTGCAGATCCAAGCCGATTTTCAGGATTTTCTACAAGATTTAGACTCTCCCGAATTTCGACAGCTACTGTCAGAAAAGCTCGATATCGATCTGAAGGATCGCCCCATTATGATGACTTTGCGGGGTTATTCACGGGCAAAAGATGGCCGCATGCATACGGATTCCAAAACCAAGCTGGTCACAGTATTAATTTACTTAAATGAAAGCTGGAGCGCAGACACAGGTCGGCTGCGGATTTTAAACGGCGGTTCAGATATGAACGATTTTGTGGAAGAGATCGCGCCGGGACCGGGCAGTTTAGTGGCATTTAAAGTCACCGATAACTGCTGGCATGGCTATCCCTCTTATGAAGGAACCCGACGTTCGATACAAATTAACTTTTTAAGCTCTGATTCTGCGGGCAGCAAACACCGGTTTTTTCACAAGCTGAGCGCTAAACTTAAAGCGTTGACCAAATAA
- a CDS encoding Rieske (2Fe-2S) protein has product MNYYSLEKLINLYDGYRKLFKIDNHNLLLLQLDGQRYLIESRCPHRGHALSTADMEGDQIVCPLHGYRFDLRSGALQHFTEEPCRSLRRYDIVDRDNELGVVLDN; this is encoded by the coding sequence ATGAATTATTACAGCCTTGAGAAGCTTATTAATCTTTATGATGGCTATCGCAAGCTGTTTAAAATTGATAACCATAACCTGCTATTACTACAATTGGACGGTCAGCGATATTTAATAGAAAGCCGTTGCCCCCATCGCGGCCACGCTTTGAGCACCGCAGATATGGAGGGTGATCAGATAGTTTGCCCGCTGCATGGTTATCGATTTGATCTGCGCAGTGGTGCGTTGCAGCATTTTACCGAAGAACCCTGCCGGTCGTTAAGACGCTATGATATCGTCGATAGAGATAATGAACTGGGAGTCGTTCTGGATAACTGA
- a CDS encoding GNAT family N-acetyltransferase, with protein sequence MKIIETNWTTHHQCLTDIRYQVFVREQGVPVEMELDEHDQTARHWLLQNSIGETTTYIATLRLLNDGSIGRMAVLSGYRSQGWGKALLQACIQTAKAEGIRELTLSSQCHALGFYEKLGFVPRGEVFMDAGIPHRQMFLALTK encoded by the coding sequence GTGAAGATCATTGAAACCAACTGGACCACTCATCACCAGTGTCTTACCGATATCCGCTATCAGGTGTTTGTCCGCGAGCAAGGTGTTCCGGTGGAGATGGAACTGGATGAACACGACCAAACAGCCCGACACTGGCTGCTACAAAATTCAATTGGCGAAACCACCACGTACATTGCCACCCTGCGCCTACTCAACGATGGTTCAATCGGCCGTATGGCAGTTTTAAGCGGGTACCGAAGTCAGGGATGGGGAAAGGCCTTGTTGCAGGCTTGCATTCAAACGGCCAAAGCTGAGGGAATACGGGAATTAACCTTATCTTCCCAATGCCATGCCCTAGGTTTTTACGAAAAACTGGGGTTTGTGCCACGCGGTGAGGTATTTATGGATGCAGGCATTCCCCACCGGCAAATGTTTTTAGCATTAACCAAGTAA
- a CDS encoding cupin domain-containing protein, whose protein sequence is MSLQNFDVEGFLRNDWQRRPVLIRQALPDFVCPVNGDDLAGMACEEDIDSRLIIQDGSNWQLESGPFEEARFATLPPQNWTLLVQSVDHWIEEVAELNQCFRFLPRWRQQDIMISYAAPGGNVGPHFDQYDVFLIQGEGQRRWKIGPHCDGTTPMQNNPDLRLLCNFDSRAEYLLNPGDILYIPPGCAHWGIAESDDCITLSVGFRAPSQTEMLQDFAEHLAEQGDSARRYRDPSFNAGQHCGEIDANAINQARQLMASALEDDNTLANWFGRLMTHRPPEAEPAELNETEFYKTITRQPLVLALTARLAFHGKVLFADGESDTLPASYQDGLQAFCRLEPGSDVPVHILPQELLYRLYERGTLLVAEQTGDDDQG, encoded by the coding sequence GTGTCTTTGCAAAACTTTGATGTTGAGGGTTTTCTCCGCAACGATTGGCAGCGCCGCCCGGTTTTAATACGGCAGGCGCTGCCAGACTTTGTTTGCCCAGTTAATGGCGACGACTTGGCTGGCATGGCCTGTGAAGAAGACATCGACAGTCGTCTGATTATTCAAGATGGCAGCAACTGGCAACTGGAGTCCGGCCCCTTTGAGGAGGCGCGCTTTGCCACCCTGCCCCCTCAAAACTGGACGCTCCTTGTTCAGAGTGTTGATCACTGGATTGAAGAGGTAGCCGAATTAAACCAATGCTTTCGGTTTCTGCCTCGCTGGCGCCAGCAGGATATTATGATCAGTTACGCCGCTCCCGGCGGCAATGTCGGCCCTCATTTTGATCAATACGATGTGTTTCTGATTCAAGGTGAAGGCCAGCGGCGCTGGAAAATTGGTCCCCATTGTGACGGCACCACGCCAATGCAAAACAACCCTGACTTACGGTTGCTTTGCAATTTTGACAGCCGAGCGGAATACCTGCTCAACCCCGGCGATATTCTGTATATTCCGCCGGGTTGTGCCCACTGGGGAATAGCCGAAAGTGACGATTGCATCACGCTGTCAGTGGGGTTTCGGGCGCCCTCCCAAACCGAAATGTTACAGGACTTTGCCGAACATCTTGCAGAGCAAGGCGACTCTGCGCGGCGTTATCGTGATCCCAGTTTCAATGCGGGCCAGCACTGCGGCGAGATTGATGCTAATGCCATCAATCAAGCCCGGCAACTCATGGCATCGGCCCTTGAGGACGACAACACTCTTGCCAACTGGTTTGGCAGATTAATGACCCATCGGCCGCCTGAGGCCGAGCCTGCGGAGCTGAATGAGACTGAGTTTTATAAAACGATAACGCGACAGCCCTTGGTACTTGCATTAACAGCCCGGCTGGCATTTCACGGCAAGGTGCTATTTGCAGATGGAGAAAGCGATACACTACCGGCCAGTTATCAGGACGGTTTGCAGGCATTTTGCCGTTTAGAACCCGGCAGCGATGTGCCAGTGCACATACTCCCCCAAGAGCTGCTATACCGGCTTTATGAGCGTGGCACACTGCTCGTAGCCGAGCAGACAGGCGATGATGATCAAGGTTAA
- the purB gene encoding adenylosuccinate lyase: MDLSALSAISPVDGRYGSKTASLRPIFSEYGLIRCRLIVEVRWLQQLAANPGISEVPALSDEANHILNTLVENFSEADAQKVKDIEATTNHDVKAIEYFIKQAIASNTELAAVSEFVHFACTSEDINNLSHALMLSEGRQSLLGFTDDIIDKLSSQSVEFAEVPMLSRTHGQTASPTTMGKELANVVARLRRQREVIASIELLGKINGAVGNYNAHLSAYPEIDWEANAQSFISALGLSWNPYTTQIEPHDYIAELFDAIARFNTILIDLDRDIWGYISLGYFKQRTIAGEVGSSTMPHKVNPIDFENSEGNLGIANAVLGHLAAKLPISRWQRDLTDSTVLRNMGVGFAYSFIAYQATLKGLSKLQINVGRIAEDLDNSWEVLAEPIQTVMRRYGVEEPYEKLKALTRGQTITKESLLPFIESLDIPEEAKVGLRALTPANYIGNAIEQAKRI; the protein is encoded by the coding sequence ATGGACTTATCAGCACTCTCCGCAATTTCACCGGTTGACGGCCGCTACGGCAGCAAGACCGCAAGCCTTAGACCGATTTTTAGTGAATACGGATTGATCCGCTGCCGCTTGATTGTCGAGGTTCGCTGGTTACAGCAGCTAGCCGCAAACCCCGGTATCAGTGAAGTGCCCGCCTTGAGCGACGAGGCAAACCACATTTTAAATACCTTGGTAGAGAACTTCTCCGAAGCCGATGCCCAGAAAGTAAAAGATATCGAGGCCACCACCAACCACGACGTTAAGGCTATCGAATACTTTATTAAACAAGCGATTGCTAGCAATACAGAGTTGGCTGCGGTGTCAGAGTTTGTTCATTTTGCCTGCACCTCAGAAGATATTAACAACCTGTCTCATGCCCTGATGCTAAGCGAAGGCCGCCAAAGCCTACTCGGCTTTACCGACGACATTATTGACAAACTTTCGAGCCAATCGGTGGAGTTTGCCGAAGTTCCCATGCTGTCCCGCACCCATGGCCAAACTGCCAGCCCAACTACCATGGGCAAGGAACTGGCTAACGTCGTTGCTAGATTGCGCCGCCAACGCGAGGTCATTGCCAGTATTGAACTGCTGGGTAAAATCAACGGCGCCGTGGGTAACTACAACGCACATTTGTCGGCCTATCCTGAAATCGACTGGGAAGCTAACGCCCAAAGCTTTATCTCGGCGCTGGGGCTAAGCTGGAACCCTTACACTACTCAAATTGAGCCCCACGACTATATTGCCGAATTGTTTGACGCCATTGCTCGCTTTAACACGATTTTGATCGATTTAGACCGGGATATTTGGGGCTATATCTCATTGGGCTATTTCAAACAGCGGACCATTGCCGGAGAAGTAGGCTCCTCCACCATGCCCCATAAAGTGAACCCCATCGACTTTGAAAACTCCGAGGGCAATCTCGGCATTGCCAATGCCGTACTGGGTCACTTAGCCGCAAAGCTGCCGATTTCTCGCTGGCAGCGGGATCTCACTGATTCCACCGTACTGCGAAACATGGGCGTCGGTTTTGCTTACAGCTTTATTGCCTACCAAGCTACGTTAAAAGGCTTAAGCAAACTGCAAATTAATGTTGGCCGGATTGCCGAAGATTTGGATAACAGTTGGGAAGTCTTAGCCGAACCCATTCAAACCGTGATGCGTCGCTACGGTGTCGAAGAGCCCTATGAAAAACTCAAAGCATTGACTCGCGGCCAAACCATTACCAAAGAAAGTTTGCTGCCATTTATCGAGTCTTTGGACATTCCCGAAGAAGCTAAAGTGGGGTTGCGTGCATTAACCCCCGCCAACTACATCGGCAACGCCATTGAACAGGCAAAGCGAATTTAG
- the hflD gene encoding high frequency lysogenization protein HflD: MADQTMQQQQWRNRTLALAGLIQAAGLVDQLARTGQAEPKAMEASINSLFAFSSENAEQAFGGIDNLEFGLRSLRDILSGNDYAEKQNILRYSMGVMHLQKKLRNDRDMTSLMANRLQHAAKKTEFDDSDISSLCTSLAAIYQDTLSKFSYRLQIRGSAQQLQSSHNAAKIRALLLAAVRSAFLWHQSGGSRWVLLFQRGRLFEQTKQMLNTEIRH, from the coding sequence ATGGCTGATCAAACTATGCAGCAGCAACAGTGGCGCAACCGCACCCTGGCCCTTGCCGGGCTGATTCAAGCTGCGGGTCTGGTTGACCAGCTTGCCCGCACCGGCCAAGCCGAGCCCAAAGCGATGGAGGCCTCTATCAACAGTCTGTTTGCGTTTTCTAGCGAAAATGCCGAGCAAGCCTTTGGCGGCATAGACAATCTTGAGTTTGGTCTGCGTAGCCTTAGAGATATTCTCAGCGGCAATGACTACGCCGAAAAACAAAATATCCTGCGATATTCTATGGGGGTCATGCACCTGCAGAAAAAACTCCGCAATGATCGGGATATGACGTCCTTAATGGCTAACCGCCTTCAACATGCGGCAAAGAAAACCGAATTCGATGATAGTGATATCAGTAGCTTATGCACATCTCTTGCGGCTATTTATCAAGATACACTATCCAAATTTTCTTACCGATTGCAAATTCGCGGTAGTGCTCAGCAGCTGCAAAGCAGTCATAACGCTGCCAAAATACGGGCGCTTTTATTAGCCGCCGTGCGGTCCGCATTTCTATGGCACCAGTCTGGCGGCAGTCGCTGGGTGCTGTTGTTTCAGCGCGGCCGCTTATTCGAGCAAACCAAGCAGATGCTCAACACTGAAATTCGCCACTGA
- the mnmA gene encoding tRNA 2-thiouridine(34) synthase MnmA — MIAVSENTPENTRIIVGMSGGVDSSISALLLQQQGYQVEGLFMKNWDEDDGTEYCTAKDDLADAQAVCDKLGIHLHTANFAAEYWDNVFEHFLAEYQAGRTPNPDILCNREIKFKAFLDYALMLGADGIATGHYCRNSIKEGKTQLLKGLDNNKDQSYFLHAVGAAQLAKTLFPIGEMEKPRVRELAEQHGLVTHDKKDSTGICFIGERRFKDFLQQYLPAQPGVIENTDGQVMGEHSGLMYHTIGQRQGLGIGGVAGAGDQPWYVIEKDLVRNVLIVAQGSQHPALFKDALDVKDIHWINSRPALPLNCKAKTRYRQADQVCTISVNGDGYRVEFDQPQRAITPGQSVVFYIDEVCLGGGVIEAGQLQEAADQQHG, encoded by the coding sequence ATGATCGCAGTTAGCGAAAATACGCCAGAAAACACCCGCATTATTGTGGGGATGTCCGGTGGCGTCGACTCGTCCATCTCAGCCCTGTTGCTACAACAACAGGGTTATCAGGTCGAAGGCCTGTTTATGAAAAACTGGGACGAGGATGACGGCACCGAATATTGCACTGCCAAAGACGATCTCGCCGATGCCCAAGCTGTTTGCGATAAGCTGGGCATCCATTTGCATACCGCCAATTTTGCCGCCGAGTACTGGGACAATGTATTTGAGCACTTTTTGGCAGAATACCAAGCGGGTCGCACGCCCAATCCCGATATTCTTTGTAATCGCGAGATCAAGTTTAAAGCCTTTTTGGACTATGCCCTTATGCTGGGTGCTGATGGCATTGCCACAGGCCACTATTGCCGTAACAGCATAAAAGAGGGCAAAACCCAGCTCTTAAAAGGTTTGGACAACAACAAAGACCAAAGCTATTTTCTGCATGCTGTCGGCGCAGCCCAATTAGCCAAAACCCTCTTCCCTATTGGTGAAATGGAAAAACCGCGGGTGCGAGAACTCGCAGAGCAACACGGCTTGGTTACTCACGACAAAAAAGACAGCACTGGCATTTGCTTTATCGGCGAACGGCGGTTTAAAGATTTTTTGCAGCAATACCTTCCCGCCCAGCCCGGTGTTATCGAAAACACCGACGGCCAAGTGATGGGCGAGCACAGCGGTTTGATGTACCACACTATTGGTCAACGCCAGGGGCTGGGAATTGGTGGCGTGGCGGGGGCTGGTGACCAGCCGTGGTATGTAATTGAAAAAGACTTAGTTCGAAATGTACTGATTGTCGCTCAGGGCAGCCAGCATCCGGCACTGTTTAAAGACGCCCTCGATGTCAAAGACATCCACTGGATTAATAGCCGCCCAGCTCTGCCATTAAATTGCAAAGCCAAAACCCGCTACCGTCAAGCCGATCAAGTTTGTACCATCAGCGTGAATGGCGACGGCTATCGGGTTGAGTTTGACCAGCCCCAACGAGCCATTACTCCCGGCCAATCGGTGGTTTTTTACATCGATGAGGTGTGCCTGGGTGGTGGCGTTATCGAAGCGGGACAGCTTCAGGAGGCAGCAGACCAACAACATGGCTGA
- a CDS encoding NUDIX hydrolase, whose amino-acid sequence MTWYPHVTVASIIENDGKFLFVEEVANGKRVINQPAGHLEAEETLIEAAQRETLEETQWQVAIDGVVGMGLYVTPGNGVTYHRSCFFGRPLAFCPESLLDTDIKDVLWLSVDDVRQRKEMLRSPLVLDNLERYLAGHRYPLSMMF is encoded by the coding sequence ATGACTTGGTATCCACACGTCACCGTGGCCAGCATCATCGAAAACGACGGCAAATTTCTGTTTGTCGAAGAAGTGGCAAATGGTAAGCGGGTGATTAATCAACCAGCCGGCCATCTTGAGGCCGAGGAAACCCTGATTGAAGCCGCCCAGCGAGAAACGCTGGAAGAAACGCAATGGCAAGTAGCGATTGATGGTGTGGTGGGCATGGGCTTGTACGTTACGCCTGGCAATGGCGTCACCTATCACCGCAGCTGTTTTTTTGGCAGACCGTTGGCATTTTGTCCCGAATCCCTTTTAGACACAGATATTAAAGACGTGCTTTGGCTCAGTGTCGACGACGTTCGGCAGCGTAAAGAAATGCTTCGCAGCCCTCTGGTGCTGGATAATTTAGAGCGCTACCTTGCCGGGCATCGCTATCCGCTGTCGATGATGTTTTGA
- a CDS encoding pseudouridine synthase — protein sequence MSEIVLFNKPFQVMCQFSEADGRLTLADYIKIPKIYPAGRLDFDSEGLLLLTADGRLQQHISDPRFKLPKTYWVQVEGEITDAALIALQNGVTLKDGLTKPAKAEKILEPAGLWQRHPSVRYRAAIPTSWLSLTITEGRNRQVRRMTAAVGFPTLRLIRAKIGDWDLTDLSPGEHCRAPVPPALIASSATRTAVKKPKRLGSRTRLPHRNRRSRP from the coding sequence GTGAGCGAAATTGTTTTATTTAACAAGCCTTTCCAAGTCATGTGCCAATTCAGCGAAGCTGATGGCCGTTTGACTCTGGCCGATTACATCAAGATCCCTAAGATTTATCCAGCCGGTAGGCTAGATTTTGACTCAGAAGGCTTGCTTCTGCTGACCGCTGATGGCCGACTTCAGCAGCATATAAGTGACCCGCGCTTTAAACTACCCAAAACCTATTGGGTACAGGTAGAGGGTGAAATAACTGATGCTGCCTTAATTGCGTTACAAAATGGCGTCACGCTAAAAGACGGTCTTACCAAGCCCGCAAAAGCCGAAAAAATACTCGAGCCCGCTGGGCTTTGGCAGCGGCATCCGTCAGTACGCTATCGCGCCGCAATCCCCACATCTTGGCTATCATTAACCATTACTGAGGGCCGAAATCGTCAGGTGCGACGCATGACCGCAGCAGTTGGCTTTCCTACCCTGCGCTTAATCCGCGCAAAAATTGGCGACTGGGATTTAACAGACTTGTCGCCGGGTGAGCACTGCCGGGCACCGGTGCCACCAGCACTGATCGCGTCGTCGGCGACGAGAACAGCAGTAAAAAAGCCGAAACGACTTGGTTCGCGTACTCGTCTCCCCCACCGAAATCGTCGCAGTAGGCCATAA